A genome region from Candidatus Deferrimicrobium sp. includes the following:
- the acpS gene encoding holo-ACP synthase, with protein sequence MIAGIGVDIVDVARIQGLLDRYGERFLRRVYTEAETAYAMNAANKAERLAGRFAVKESVMKALGTGKSQGILWRDVETVRGRFGKPEVHLHGQAVKWFKLRGDGVVHVSITHDGGKAMALVILEKAGGI encoded by the coding sequence ATGATCGCAGGGATCGGCGTGGACATCGTCGACGTCGCGCGGATCCAGGGATTGCTCGATCGGTACGGGGAACGGTTCCTGCGCCGCGTGTACACCGAGGCGGAAACGGCCTACGCGATGAATGCCGCGAACAAGGCGGAACGGCTGGCGGGGCGTTTCGCCGTGAAGGAATCGGTGATGAAGGCGCTCGGTACGGGGAAGTCGCAGGGGATCCTGTGGCGGGACGTCGAGACGGTGCGCGGGCGCTTCGGAAAGCCCGAGGTCCATCTGCACGGGCAGGCGGTGAAATGGTTCAAGTTGCGGGGCGACGGCGTGGTGCACGTGTCGATCACGCATGACGGTGGGAAGGCGATGGCGCTCGTGATCCTCGAAAAGGCGGGTGGGATATAG